The Montipora capricornis isolate CH-2021 chromosome 6, ASM3666992v2, whole genome shotgun sequence genome has a window encoding:
- the LOC138054152 gene encoding uncharacterized protein encodes MAISLPNFPPFKVDVDGNAGPRWKKWLGRFERLTIAMGITDDKQKRDLLLHYGGPEVDEIFQTLQDVGEDKDYNKAVEKLTAYFSPQVNTTYEVYNFRQAKQKDGETLDSFHTRLRSLAKTCDFANPDKEIKEQIILNCQSNDLRRKALREDLDLAGLMKAGRALELSEVQAKNLENKDKTVNAIKPPQKGTLTQPKGKQRRPQNRQESRNCDKSRKRDGKCALGNLLGFHTAKQLGVLKIVNQVKTDETFFQPLTNKEFESLFGGIGKVKGKVIKLHIDPDVKPKQQPHRRIPFHVRKDVETELKRLEELDIIEPVSGPTPWVSPIIIVPKSSGQVRICVDMREANKAVKREKHLMPTIDDLVADLNGATVFSKLDLSSGYHQLELAPESRHITTFSTHIGLRRYKRLMFGINAASEIFQNAIEEILTGLPGCKNISDDIIVFGKTHREHDENLLGVLQRLQQHDVRLNKEKCSFSKSEIKFYGHIFSKNGIKAGPGKIKAMAHMSKPENVSEVKLRYDNRPATTVNQARDPLAVGRRAATSIRQIERHPDQESCDVVFQPETQDRSDSRREPRRTRRFVGARR; translated from the exons ATGGCGATTTCACTGCCTAACTTCCCACCGTTTAAAGTTGACGTCGATGGAAATGCAGGTCCTAGATGGAAGAAATGGCTAGGGCGATTCGAGAGATTAACCATTGCAATGGGGATTACCGATGACAAGCAGAAAAGAGATCTTCTGCTACATTACGGCGGTCCAGAGGTCGACGAGATCTTCCAGACACTTCAAGACGTCGGCGAGGACAAGGATTACAACAAAGCCGTCGAAAAACTAACCGCTTACTTCTCTCCACAAGTGAACACAACATACGAAGTATACAACTTCCGTCAGGCCAAGCAAAAGGATGGAGAAACTCTGGACAGTTTCCATACCCGTCTGAGGAGCCTAGCAAAGACCTGCGACTTCGCAAATCCCGACAAAGAGATTAAAGAACAAATCATCTTGAACTGCCAGTCAAACGACCTTCGGCGTAAAGCTCTGCGAGAGGACCTCGATTTAGCTGGTCTCATGAAAGCTGGTAGAGCCCTAGAATTAAGCGAAGTACAAGCGAAGAATCTTGAAAATAAGGATAAAACCGTGAACGCGATAAAACCACCCCAAAAAGGAACACTAACACAACCCAAAGGCAAACAGCGCCGTCCGCAAAATCGCCAAGAGTCACGCAACTGTGACAAATCCCGAAAGCGCGACGGAAAAT GTGCTTTGGGAAACCTCCTGGGTTTCCACACTGCTAAACAGCTAGGCGTGCTTAAGATCGTCAATCAAGTTAAAACCGACGAAACTTTTTTCCAGCCCCTCACGAACAAGGAATTCGAAAGTCTGTTTGGAGGAATCggcaaagtaaaaggaaaagttATCAAGCTTCACATAGACCCTGACGTCAAACCCAAGCAACAACCGCACCGCCGCATCCCCTTCCATGTCAGAAAGGATGTCGAGACGGAGTTGAAGCGTTTAGAAGAACTAGACATCATCGAGCCAGTGTCAGGGCCGACGCCCTGGGTGAGCCCCATTATCATAGTCCCCAAGAGTTCTGGCCAAGTGAGAATATGTGTAGACATGCGAGAGGCGAATAAGGCTGTGAAGCGAGAAAAGCACTTAATGCCGACAATCGACGACCTAGTTGCTGACCTTAACGGAGCGACAGTATTCAGCAAGTTAGACCTCTCGTCTGGATACCACCAACTCGAGCTAGCACCAGAGAGCCGTCACATCACCACATTCAGCACACACATAGGACTTCGACGATACAAACGCTTAATGTTTGGAATCAACGCGGCGTCCGAGATTTTCCAGAACGCAATTGAGGAAATACTTACAGGCCTCCCTGGATGCAAGAATATCTCTGATGATATCATCGTGTTCGGAAAAACTCATAGGGAGCATGACGAGAATCTCCTTGGTGTGCTGCAACGTCTCCAGCAACACGATGTGCGCTTGAACAAGGAAAAATGCAGCTTCTCAAAGAGTGAGATAAAGTTCTACGGACATATCTTCAGCAAGAACGGAATCAAGGCAGGCCCAGGAAAGATCAAGGCGATGGCCCACATGAGCAAACCAGAGAATGTCAGTGAGGTGAA ATTACGCTACGATAACCGCCCCGCTACGACTGTTAACCAAGCAAGAGACCCCCTGGCTGTGGGCCGACGAGCAGCAACAAGCATTCGACAAATTGAAAGACACCCTGACCAAGAATCATGTGATGTCGTATTTCAACCCGAGACTCAAGACCGAAGTGATAGTCGACGCGAGCCCCGTCGGACTAGGAGGTTTGTTGGTGCAAGACGGTAA